From a region of the Calliphora vicina chromosome 4, idCalVici1.1, whole genome shotgun sequence genome:
- the LOC135957438 gene encoding uncharacterized protein LOC135957438 gives MAGTAIFKKQQKTKNSNTANLNITLHSIPASICCCLWLQQPQVVESNSKKCNTNDRPMKENTNNYCHNSSTSCCTTDDRILTNYNYNIAKSVKQPQPTKQRPLTLSVAVIIMSLTILLIQMPTMVQSKSIYIESSNSASADYMEPVAETSAELESKLLLSLLAEAQPREQQYISSEPDESASSASLDELTAKEVLKHIQRTQEHQKERRMRLRKRHARDLVITNYLDDKNGQNLEWRNPCNVDHVDMEAETPQVTREQKELYLKKFELDVLIQYEYINNTANTISISDMAQWDLHEDMYTFLPKLKANGNIALSRWYRNMQVYVASFAHLARIQYKFDMKKRMFAGNTSEELNKLLKSARFMLCELETTINGSAPNNNLKKLKTISRKAMNDRLNFETRHQLNNNDHVVEPSSKDLKFAKSSYFQFLSNMLKILNHKLQNKGRNSSENNFSNTIIVGDDSSSWDNNSIFKSDSSLSVGESIEILFRTTTKKPNTHRRRTHKKKNAKLPEA, from the exons ATGGCAGGAACAGCAATTTtcaagaaacaacaaaaaaccaaaaacagcaACACAGCTAATTTGAATATAACTTTACACTCCATACCAGCCAGCATATGTTGTTGTTTATGGCTCCAACAACCACAAGTTGTAGAGTCAAACAGCAAGAAGTGCAACACTAACGACAGGCCTATGAAAGAGAACACAAACAACTACTGCCACAACAGTAGTACAAGTTGCTGTACAACTGATGAcagaattttaacaaattataattacaaCATAGCAAAATCTGTGAAGCAACCACAGCCAACAAAACAACGCCCCTTAACACTTAGTGTAGCCGTAATAATAATGTCGTTAAccattttattaatacaaatgcCAACAATGGTACAGAGCAAATCTATTTACATAGAATCTTCTAACTCAGCCTCAGCTGATTATATGGAGCCAGTAGCTGAAACATCCGCCGAATTAGAATccaaattattattatcattgttGGCAGAAGCACAGCCCAGAGAACAACAATACATTTCCTCTGAGCCAGATGAATCAGCCTCATCAGCCTCTTTGGATGAGTTGACAGCTAAGGAAGTGTTAAAGCATATACAGCGTACACAAGAACACCAAAAAGAACGCAGAATGCGTTTGCGCAAACGTCATGCCAGAGATTTAGTGATCACCAATTATTTGGATGATAAAAATGGCCAAAACTTGGAGTGGAGAAATCCCTGCAATGTGGATCATGTAGATATGGAAGCAGAGACTCCTCAGGTTACCAGAGAGCAAAAGGAACTG tatttaaaaaaatttgaacttgATGTTTTGATACAATATGAATACATTAACAACACTGCCAATACGATCTCAATCAGTGATATGGCTCAGTGGGATCTGCACGAAGacatgtatacatttttgcccAAATTGAAAGCCAATGGAAat ATCGCTTTAAGTCGCTGGTATCGCAATATGCAAGTTTATGTGGCCTCATTTGCACATTTGGCTCGTATACAGTACAAATTCGACATGAAAAAGCGCATGTTTGCCGGAAACACCTCGGAAGAGTTAAATAAATTACTCAAAAGTGCCCGTTTCATGTTGTGTGAGCTGGAAACCACCATTAACGGCTCAGCGCCCAACAACAATCTCAAGAAACTCAAAACTATTAGCCGCAAAGCCATGAATGatcgattaaattttgaaaccaGACATCAGCTCAACAATAATGATCATGTGGTGGAACCCTCTTCAAAGGATTTGAAATTTGCCAAATCTTCGTACTTCCAGTTTTTGTCAaatatgctgaaaattttaaatcataaactaCAAAATAAGGGCAGAAATAGTTCAGAGAATAATTTCTCCAATACCATAATAGTGGGTGATGATTCCAGCAGTTGGGATAACAATtccatctttaaaagtgattcCAGTCTGAGTGTGGGTGAAAGTATTGAAATACTTTTCAGAACCACCACCAAAAAACCCAACACCCACAGACGTCGCACACATAAGAAGAAAAATGCTAAACTGCCAGAGGCTTAA